A genome region from Coffea arabica cultivar ET-39 chromosome 7e, Coffea Arabica ET-39 HiFi, whole genome shotgun sequence includes the following:
- the LOC113700627 gene encoding uncharacterized protein, with amino-acid sequence MDMNDPKFHVGQQFDDKQLFKMAVDNYAVKWGKDIKWVKHDKHRMRVKCKAEHCKWMLFASKIDEGDDSIAIKTMGPAHTCGRTFYHKRAISGFLARKYVDFLRMNKRITVSEFKDKVHAELNVNITKPQVYKTFMKAKILIHGSYKDQYNRLWDYCEELMKANPGSTVYMETTLDKDSGKQRFQKLYICFETLKRGFKSGCRKIIGVDGCHLRGPHPVAYAVVEAENKRSWKWFIEFLKYDLSINDQRNWSFISDRQKGLGSSIQEVIPNVEHRHCVRHLHNNFKKNHPGEALKERFWTCARSSYMRMFENHMECLRDYDVATWKWLNDNTSPYHWSISHFRVAVKCDILLNNLCESFNSIIMDAREKPILGMFETIRIYLMERLRTKREWMKKMSDKICPKIQKKLEKAKTEVAANIARWSDQDKFEVTHMYGGKHVVDLKQQTCSCRRWELTGLPCCHVICCISLIGQEPESLVHHYYSRDSYLKAYEPAIAPLSGPNVWVQSDKDPVLPPLKLKLPGRPKKVRRREPEEPRPNSKGVTKLSRSGLVRMTYQVFGKEPAEVPLESSSMPDVPSGDKAQAVIDEQEVIDLQPSGQEELPEVQKKFTKCSFCHGLGHNRQTCATWQAQAWRKRKAAMTVFGPFPPSKGKMIRKKEKAHRLLDEEDDIVAQSS; translated from the exons ATGGACAtgaatgatccaaaatttcatGTTGGTCAACAATTTGATGATAAGCAGCTATTCAAGATGGCAGTTGACAATTATGCAGTCAAATGGGGGAAGGATATAAAGTGGGTGAAGCATGATAAGCATAGAATGAGGGTGAAATGCAAAGCTGAACATTGTAAGTGGATGTTGTTTGCTTCTAAAATTGATGAAGGTGATGATTCCATTGCAATCAAGACAATGGGTCCAGCACACACATGTGGCAGGACCTTTTACCACAAGAGAGCTATCTCAGGTTTCTTAGCAAGAAAATATGTGGACTTCCTAAGGATGAACAAGAGAATAACAGTTTCTGAGTTCAAGGATAAGGTACATGCAGAGCTAAATGTAAACATTACTAAACCTCAAGTTTATAAGACATTCATGAAGGCAAAAATTTTGATCCATGGGAGCTACAAAGATCAGTACAACAGATTGTGGGATTATTGTGAGGAACTAATGAAAGCAAATCCTGGTTCTACAGTGTACATGGAAACTACATTAGATAAAGATTCTGGAAAACAAAGATTTCAGAAACTTTACATTTGCTTCGAGACACTGAAGAGAGGATTTAAATCTGGTTGTAGGAAGATAATTGGAGTTGATGGTTGCCACTTGAGAGGTCCACATCCGG TTGCATATGCAGTAGTTGAAGCAGAAAATAAGAGGTCGTGGAAGTGGTTTATTGAATTCTTGAAATATGACCTATCTATCAATGATCAAAGAAATTGGAGCTTTATAAGTGATAGACAGAAG GGTTTAGGATCTTCAATTCAGGAAGTCATTCCAAATGTCGAGCACAGACATTGTGTAAGGCACTTGCAcaacaacttcaaaaaaaatCATCCGGGTGAAGCATTGAAGGAAAGATTTTGGACATGTGCAAGGTCATCGTACATGAGGATGTTCGAAAATCATATGGAGTGTTTAAGGGATTATGATGTAGCTACTTGGAAGTGGTTAAATGACAACACCTCTCCCTATCACTGGTCAATATCACACTTTCGAGTGGCTGTCAAGTGTGACATTCTCCTTAATAATTTATGTGAAAGCTTTAATTCGATCATAATGGATGCAAGGGAAAAGCCAATCCTTGGAATGTTTGAGACTATCAGAATCTATCTAATGGAAAGGCTTCGTACAAAAAGGGAGTGGATGAAGAAAATGAGTGATAAGATCTgcccaaaaattcaaaagaaactgGAGAAGGCAAAAACAGAAGTAGCTGCAAACATCGCGAGATGGTCTGATCAAGATAAATTTGAGGTTACACATATGTATGGAGGCAAACATGTGGTGGACTTAAAGCAGCAGACTTGTAGCTGCAGGAGATGGGAGTTGACTGGATTGCCATGCTGCCATGTGATTTGTTGTATTTCTTTAATAGGTCAAGAGCCAGAAAGTCTTGTTCATCATTATTACTCGCGAGACAGTTACTTGAAAGCTTATGAGCCAGCAATTGCTCCTTTGAGTGGTCCAAATGTTTGGGTGCAATCGGATAAAGATCCTGTCTTACCACCCTTGAAGTTGAAATTACCTGGTCGGCCAAAGAAAGTAAGAAGAAGGGAACCGGAAGAGCCTAGGCCTAATTCGAAAGGGGTTACCAAACTTTCTAGATCTGGCCTTGTTAGAATGACAT ATCAAGTGTTCGGGAAGGAGCCGGCTGAAGTACCTCTGGAATCCAGCTCAATGCCAGATGTTCCAAGTG GTGATAAAGCACAGGCTGTTATTGATGAACAAGAAGTTATTGATTTACAGCCATCGGGTCAAGAAGAACTACCTGAAGTGCAAAAGAAATTCACCAAGTGTTCCTTCTGTCATGGCTTAGGACATAACCGGCAAACATGTGCAACCTGGCAAGCTCAAGcatggagaaaaagaaaggctgCTATGACTGTTTTTGGTCCATTCCCTCCATCAAAGGGAAAAATGATTAGGAAAAAGGAGAAA GCACATAGGCTgttagatgaagaagatgatattGTCGCCCAGTCAAGTTAA
- the LOC113701435 gene encoding protein TONSOKU, with amino-acid sequence MAKKKKDEEQQLRDAMKAYGEAKAVGNRAEEARWANFIGNIHKNRGEYVEALDWLQKDYEVSVKHLPPNQLLPTCNTLGELHLRLQHFHEALKIQEKHLRLAEDTNNLIEQQRASTQLGRTYHEMFLKSEDDHSSIRNAKMYFQLAMKLAEDIKKSPTDSKSSIVREYIDAHNNLGMLEIDLDNLEEAKRILNRGLTICDEEEVDEDDDARSRLHHNLGNVYMDLREWDKAREHIEKDITICKKIGHCQGEAKGFINLGELHYRVQKYNEAIICYQKALQRAKSMEDEDALVSQIEQNIKTVEAAIEVTEELKHESQNLKRLERKLQSARGTGCERKNLLQQIVSLGHLIEKSSMTLAWRKHLKYAKMKKRIANEVCDKEHLADSFLAIGESYQKLREFKKALKWYTKSWESYKLIGNLEGQALSKIEIGNVLDSDGDWMGALEAFEEGYRIALGAKIPSVQLSALENIHYCHMIRFDNAEKARSLKLSIDKLRHSGSKGIEAKDTAGHCCSETDTEIDDHSAKRSEVSISPERSSSNFTRSKSHSCEEDLNEDAPLISFLHPGKKAAKLRTRCEAAVHTSIKPPETSPRSTSMSVGSQAVGRKRTRAVISDDEYENNEEYTSRRTIYSGHAEKVATSDGLENTKNSNCPAANEFPDISPLASKCAMNACTPVNLEESSCSYKSRTSILVAQDGKDFRHSSTTEFANATGKLPFKHHVPNICSSPDESYQHIPIKVDDYLVQMKLDSFVNRDKLSIEQMKAEVACLYYLQLPSERRAKGLVPVVQDIKYDGRSLETLEAYILKNCELGNGQIEVSVGVWVQKRVMKLYIDCCEELSEQPNLKVLKKLYNLEVSEDEIVVSDCELQDISVAPLLDALHAHKTVAIINLSHNLLGNGTMERLKQVFASSGQNYGALVLDLHSNRLGPTALFQICECLVLYSRLEVLNISGNRLTDACASYLSCILKNCQALYSLNVEHCCITSRTVQKIADSLDSGSVLTNLSLGYNNPVSGNAITNLMLKIADLKRFQELNLSGIKLSKPVVGSLCQSAVNLRLSALMLAGCSIGMDGALQLTKTLSNETQELVKLDLSSCGITSEYFSMRNTGICLINGILELNLGGNPIMQEGGTALASALADPRCCLKTLVLSKCQLGLIGILRILEALSSNCYLEELNLAENILPAELGYSLPSVKGSPNSTQTKLILPNSLHKASAHKEFETSTQEFCAANTDFNQIEVADSDDDTFGVNVTASGLSNEHISSSQESLLNSESEYIQGVLAAITMAKQLQILDLSKNGFSQHVVESLFTAWSSSRAGLAQSHIQDNVIHLSVEENKCCGIRPCCQKV; translated from the exons ATggcgaagaagaagaaagacgaGGAGCAGCAGCTGCGCGATGCGATGAAGGCCTACGGCGAAGCGAAGGCGGTTGGGAATAGGGCGGAGGAGGCGCGGTGGGCGAATTTCATTGGAAACATCCATAAGAATCGAGGGGAGTACGTGGAGGCGCTGGATTGGCTGCAGAAGGATTATGAGGTTTCAGTGAAGCATTTGCCGCCCAACCAACTCCTTCCTACTTGTAATACCCTCGGCGAACTCCACCTCCGCCTCCAACATTTCCACGAAGCCCTAAAGATTCAG GAAAAGCACTTAAGGCTGGCAGAGGACACAAATAACCTCATTGAGCAACAAAGAGCAAGTACACAACTCGGTCGGACATACCATGAAATGTTTTTGAAGTCTGAGGATGACCATTCCTCGATTAGGAATGCCAAAATGTACTTTCAATTAGCCATGAAACTTGCTGAAGATATCAAGAAGAGTCCAACAGATAGCAAATCTTCTATTGTTAGGGAGTACATTGATGCTCATAATAACCTTGGAATGCTTGAAATCGATCTTGATAACTTGGAAGAAGCCAAGAGAATTCTCAATAGAGGATTAACAATCTGCGATGAAGAAGAGGttgatgaggatgatgatgcACGTAGTAGGCTGCACCATAACCTTGGCAATGTTTATATGGACCTTAGGGAATGGGACAAAGCACGAGAGCACATAGAAAAGGATATCACAATTTGTAAGAAAATTGGGCATTGCCAAGGTGAGGCAAAGGGTTTTATTAATCTTGGGGAGTTGCACTACAGAGTCCAAAAATACAATGAGGCCATAATTTGTTACCAAAAGGCCCTTCAACGGGCAAAGTCAATGGAAGATGAGGATGCTTTAGTGAGTCAAATTGAACAGAATATTAAAACTGTAGAAGCAGCAATTGAAGTAACGGAAGAATTAAAGCATGAATCTCAGAACCTCAAAAGGCTGGAAAGGAAGTTGCAAAGTGCTAGAGGCACAGGATGTGAGAGGAAGAATTTACTGCAACAGATTGTATCTCTTGGTCATCTTATTGAGAAATCAAGCATGACACTTGCATGGAGGAAG CATCTTAAGTATGCAAAGATGAAGAAAAGGATAGCAAATGAGGTTTGTGATAAAGAGCACCTGGCAGATTCATTTCTTGCGATTGGAGAGTCGTACCAGAAGCTTAGGGAGTTCAAGAAAGCTCTTAAATGGTACACAAAGAGCTGGGAATCATACAAGCTAATTGGCAACTTGGAG GGACAAGCATTATCCAAGATTGAGATAGGAAACGTTCTCGATTCTGATGGTGATTGGATGGGGGCCTTAGAGGCTTTTGAAGAAGGTTATAG GATTGCTCTTGGAGCTAAAATTCCTTCTGTTCAGCTGTCTGCTCTTGAAAATATTCACTACTGTCACATGATCAGATTTGATAATGCTGAAAAGGCTAG GAGTCTGAAATTGTCAATTGACAAACTAAGGCATTCAGGAAGTAAGGGAATTGAGGCAAAAGATACGGCAGGCCACTGTTGTTCTGAAACTGATACTGAGATTGATGATCACTCAGCAAAAAGGTCTGAAGTTAGCATTTCACCGGAAAGAAGTTCATCAAATTTCACTAGGTCAAAGTCTCATTCATGTGAGGAGGACTTAAATGAAGATGCTCCATTGATCTCATTTCTCCATCCTGGTAAAAAGGCAGCAAAGTTGAGAACCCGTTGTGAAGCAGCAGTGCATACTTCTATCAAGCCTCCTGAAACCTCACCCAGGAGCACATCGATGTCTGTTGGCAGCCAGGCAGTTGGTCGCAAACGTACCCGTGCTGTTATTTCTGATGATGAATATGAAAACAATGAGGAATATACCTCCAGAAGAACAATTTATAGTGGCCACGCAGAAAAAGTTGCTACTTCAGATGGAT TGGAGAATACAAAGAATTCGAATTGTCCTGCTGCTAATGAGTTCCCT GATATTTCACCGCTTGCCTCAAAATGTGCCATGAATGCTTGTACTCCTGTTAACCTTGAAGAAAGTAGTTGTTCGTACAAATCCAGAACTTCAATCTTAGTTGCTCAAGATGGCAAGGATTTCAGACATTCAAGCACAACTGAATTTGCAAATGCCACTGGAAAGCTGCCTTTCAAACACCATGTGCCAAATATTTGTTCCTCTCCTGATGAAAGCTAT CAACATATACCAATCAAAGTTGATGATTACTTGGTACAAATGAAATTAGACTCATTCGTGAATCGAGACAAACTCAGCATAGAGCAGATGAAGGCTGAAGTGGCATGCTTGTACTACCTACAACTACCCTCTGAGAGGAGAGCAAAGG GTTTGGTGCCAGTGGTTCAAGACATAAAATATGATGGTAGATCTTTAGAAACTTTGGAAGCTTACATATTGAAGAATTGCGAACTTGGAAATGGCCAGATTGAAGTTTCAGTTGGGG TGTGGGTACAAAAGCGAGTAATGAAGTTATACATTGACTGCTGCGAGGAACTATCAGAACAACCCAATTTGAAGGTTCTTAAGAAGCTATACAACTTAGAG GTATCAGAAGATGAAATTGTTGTCTCTGACTGTGAACTGCAAGATATATCTGTCGCACCACTGCTTGATGCCTTGCATGCACACAAAACAGTTGCCATCATAAACCTTTCTCACAATCTCTTAG GAAATGGAACAATGGAGAGACTCAAGCAAGTATTTGCATCATCAGGACAGAATTATGGTGCTTTAGTATTAGATTTGCACAGCAACCGACTTGGTCCCACAGCTTTATTCCAA ATTTGTGAATGCCTGGTGCTATACTCACGATTGGAAGTATTAAACATTTCTGGCAACCGCTTGACTGATGCATGTGCTTCTTACCTTTCTTGCATTTTGAAGAACTGCCAAG CTCTTTATAGTTTGAATGTCGAACACTGTTGTATCACGTCTAGAACAGTTCAAAAGATTGCTGACTCACTGGATTCTGGATCTGTATTAACAAATCTCTCTTTAG GATATAATAACCCAGTATCTGGGAATGCCATTACGAACCTTATGCTTAAAATTGCTGATTTGAAAAG ATTTCAAGAGCTCAATTTATCTGGTATTAAGTTGAGCAAACCTGTAGTAGGTAGCCTTTGCCAATCTGCCGTGAACTTAAGATTGTCAGCTTTGATGCTTGCAGGCTGCAGTATTGGAATG GATGGGGCATTACAGTTGACTAAGACACTCTCAAATGAGACTCAGGAACTGGTGAAGCTGGATCTATCATCTTGTGGAATAACATCAGAGTATTTCAGTATGCGAAATACCGGAATTTGTTTAATCAATGGTATTCTTGAGCTGAATCTTGGAGGAAATCCTATCATGCAAGAG GGTGGCACTGCACTGGCCTCTGCACTTGCAGATCCTCGATGTTGTTTAAAAACTTTGGTACTCTCCAAATGCCAACTTGGGCTAATTGGCATCCTTAGGATACTTGAGGCACTGTCGAGCAATTGCTATCTCGAAGAGCTCAACTTGGCTGAAAACATCCTTCCAGCTGAATTAGGATATAGTTTGCCATCAGTGAAAGGAAGCCCAAACTCCACGCAGACTAAGCTCATTCTTCCAAACTCTTTACACAAAGCATCTGCACATAAAGAGTTTGAGACTTCTACACAAGAGTTCTGTGCTGCTAACACAGATTTCAATCAGATCGAAGTTGCAGATAGTGATGATGATACATTTGGGGTGAATGTTACTGCTTCTGGATTGAGCAACGAGCATATTAGCTCATCCCAGGAGAGCCTACTGAATTCAGAATCTGAATACATTCAGGGGGTTCTGGCTGCTATTACCATGGCAAAACAGTTGCAAATTTTAGACCTCAGTAAAAATGGTTTCTCCCAGCATGTTGTGGAGAGTTTGTTTACTGCA